The DNA region GCAGTGGTCGAGGACGACACCGACGACTTCCTCACCCGGCGCCAGCGGGAGACGGAGGAGGCGCTACGCGACTCGCCCCTCGCCTGGACCCTGCTCAGGCCCCGGGCGTTCATGTCGAACACCCTGGCGTGGGCCCCCGGTGTACGGGCCGAGGACACGGTCGCCGCGCTCCACGGTGACGCCCTCAACGCCCCGGTCGATCCCCGCGACGTCGCGGCGGTCGCGGTGCGGCTGCTCCTGGAGCCGGCTCGGCATGCGGGCACGGCCTACACCCTGGTGGGCCCCGAGGCACTCACGGCCGTACAGCAGACCCGGATCCTCTCCGAACTGATCGGGAGGCCGCTGCGCTTCCGGCCACTGACGCGCCGGGAAGCGGCGCAGGACTACGCGCGGACGTACCCGCCGCACGTGGTCGAGGCCCTCCTCCGGCGGGCGGACCTTCAGGCCGCCGGGAAGAAGAAACGGGCCGGCACCGTACCCGCGGAGCTGACAGGGGGTCCGCTGCGCACCTACCGCACCTGGGCGTCGGACCATCTGCACCACTTCCGCCCACGGCAGCGGGCCGTCGCCCCGACGCTCTGAGCGGCACCACGCGAGGGCCGTGCCGGTGGGCAGGCACGGCCCTTCGCCGCGCCTTCCGGGAGCCGGCCCCCCTGGTTCCCGGAAGGCACGCGGTGTTCAGCTGTCGGCGTGCAGCAGCACGGGAAGCCGCCGGTGCCCGTTGGATATGAACGACGGCAGGAGTTCGAGCCGATCGGACGGGTCCTCGAGCCGCATGCCGGGGAACCTGCGGAAAAGGGCTTCGAGGGCGATCACGGCGTCCAGTCTGGCCAGCGG from Streptomyces sp. B1I3 includes:
- a CDS encoding NAD(P)H-binding protein, which encodes MILVTGASGSVGAEVARLLAPRCAVRLMARRPERIGVRGPRTETVAADYGDPVALERALAGIRTAFLVTGHPTHRHDEPFLEAAVAARVGHVVKLSAAVVEDDTDDFLTRRQRETEEALRDSPLAWTLLRPRAFMSNTLAWAPGVRAEDTVAALHGDALNAPVDPRDVAAVAVRLLLEPARHAGTAYTLVGPEALTAVQQTRILSELIGRPLRFRPLTRREAAQDYARTYPPHVVEALLRRADLQAAGKKKRAGTVPAELTGGPLRTYRTWASDHLHHFRPRQRAVAPTL